In Sulfitobacter sp. W027, a single window of DNA contains:
- a CDS encoding squalene/phytoene synthase family protein: protein MTFDADLNACAAMVERADPWRFRAAMASPVETRKLLFPLYAFNVEVARAPWVTQEAMIAEMRLQWWRDALEEIGKGGPVRRHEVTTPLARAIAREDAELLDELVAARRWDIYKDPFEDAGHFERYIDQTAGHLMWVAARCLGATEEAVVRDAAYATGIAAWLCAIPNLEEAGRVPLLNGTAEGVSTLAQGALDRLKSARANRGQIPKTAWPALLPAAHAGPVLRAAVAAPQKVSEAALPDPRRHFALRAMVSRW from the coding sequence ATGACTTTCGACGCCGACCTAAACGCCTGCGCCGCCATGGTAGAGCGCGCCGATCCTTGGCGCTTTCGCGCGGCCATGGCCTCCCCGGTTGAGACACGCAAGCTGCTCTTCCCGCTCTATGCCTTCAACGTCGAGGTTGCCCGCGCGCCATGGGTCACCCAAGAGGCGATGATCGCCGAGATGCGCCTGCAATGGTGGCGCGACGCGCTGGAGGAGATTGGCAAGGGTGGTCCCGTCAGGCGACATGAGGTGACCACGCCGCTGGCCCGCGCCATCGCGCGCGAAGATGCGGAACTGCTAGACGAACTCGTCGCCGCACGGCGGTGGGATATCTACAAAGATCCCTTTGAGGATGCTGGCCACTTCGAGCGCTACATCGACCAGACCGCAGGCCATCTGATGTGGGTCGCCGCGCGCTGCCTTGGTGCGACGGAGGAAGCAGTTGTGCGCGATGCGGCCTATGCCACCGGCATCGCCGCTTGGCTCTGTGCGATTCCGAATCTGGAGGAGGCGGGCCGTGTGCCGCTTCTGAACGGCACGGCGGAGGGGGTCTCGACCCTTGCCCAAGGGGCGCTGGACCGTCTGAAATCAGCGCGCGCCAACCGGGGGCAGATCCCGAAAACGGCGTGGCCCGCCTTACTGCCTGCCGCCCATGCCGGACCTGTCTTGCGTGCGGCTGTAGCAGCCCCACAAAAGGTCTCAGAAGCTGCGCTGCCTGACCCGCGCCGCCATTTCGCGCTGCGGGCCATGGTGTCGCGCTGGTAG
- a CDS encoding trans-aconitate 2-methyltransferase: MTDDMTAFFTLHRDLPREGPGESADVNWVVEQVDLPARAEIADVACGPGSDIGALRAAIPQGHVTALDKTAHFVDTARGRFVADGNVTLLRADMAAIANEYDLIWCAGAVYFLGVTEALTRWRKSLRAGGVVAFSEPCWLTDAPSDEARAQWADFPAMSDADGIADQVRAAGYEVVATRVLSDEAWENYYTPLEARVEKLRPGADEELTNMLDATEAEIACWRAHRDEFGYLLTVARPV; encoded by the coding sequence ATGACAGACGATATGACCGCCTTTTTCACCCTGCACCGCGACCTGCCACGCGAAGGGCCGGGAGAGTCTGCCGACGTCAACTGGGTCGTGGAGCAGGTCGACTTGCCCGCACGTGCCGAGATCGCGGATGTGGCCTGTGGCCCCGGCAGTGACATCGGCGCACTCCGCGCGGCGATCCCGCAGGGGCATGTCACCGCTCTCGATAAAACCGCGCATTTTGTCGACACCGCGCGGGGTCGTTTCGTGGCGGATGGCAATGTCACCCTGTTGCGCGCCGATATGGCCGCCATCGCCAATGAATATGATCTCATCTGGTGCGCAGGTGCGGTCTATTTCCTTGGCGTGACCGAAGCGCTGACCCGCTGGCGCAAATCCCTGCGCGCGGGTGGTGTGGTGGCCTTCTCCGAGCCATGCTGGCTGACCGATGCCCCCTCGGACGAAGCCCGTGCGCAATGGGCCGACTTTCCGGCGATGAGCGACGCGGACGGCATCGCCGACCAGGTCCGCGCGGCAGGGTATGAGGTCGTGGCCACCCGCGTTCTGTCGGATGAGGCATGGGAAAATTACTACACCCCGCTGGAGGCCCGCGTCGAAAAGCTGCGCCCCGGCGCAGACGAAGAATTGACGAACATGCTTGATGCCACTGAGGCCGAAATCGCCTGCTGGCGCGCGCATCGGGATGAGTTTGGCTACCTGCTGACGGTGGCCCGCCCCGTATGA
- the cimA gene encoding citramalate synthase — protein MTCERLTLYDTTLRDGQQTQGVQFSTDEKRQIAEALDTLGVDYIEGGWPGANPTDSAFFEAAPQTKARLTAFGMTKRAGMSAENDDVLAAVLNAGTQSVCIVGKTHDFHVKTALGITLEENTDNIVKSVAHLVAQGREALFDAEHFFDGYKANPDYALEAIRSAYDAGARWIVLCDTNGGTLPAEIGEITKAVIAAGIPGDRLGIHTHDDTENAVACTLAAVGAGARQIQGTLNGLGERCGNANLTTLIPILLLKEPYASQFEIGVTRAALKGLTRISRMLDEILNRVPMKQAGFVGSSAFAHKAGLHASAIAKDPSTYEHIDPALVGNTRIIPMSNQAGQSNLRKRLSDAGLAVAKGDPALGQILEEVKDREAQGYAYDTAQASFELLAREVMGQLPHLFEVERYRVTVERRRNTKGRMVSLSEAVVVVEVDGEKRLSVSESLDADGSDRGPVNALSKALAKDLGKYSSLLDDMRLVDFKVRITQGGTEATTRVIIDSEDGQGRRWSTVGVSANILDASFEALLDAIRWKLIRDRAQ, from the coding sequence GTGACCTGCGAACGCCTCACCCTCTACGACACTACTTTGCGTGATGGGCAGCAGACCCAGGGCGTGCAGTTCTCCACCGATGAAAAGCGCCAGATCGCCGAGGCGCTCGACACGCTCGGGGTAGACTATATCGAAGGCGGCTGGCCCGGTGCCAACCCCACCGACAGCGCCTTTTTCGAGGCCGCTCCGCAGACGAAGGCACGCCTCACTGCCTTTGGCATGACGAAACGTGCAGGCATGTCGGCCGAGAATGACGACGTGCTGGCCGCCGTGCTCAACGCCGGGACGCAATCGGTCTGTATCGTCGGCAAGACCCATGATTTTCATGTCAAAACCGCCCTTGGCATTACGCTGGAAGAAAACACCGACAACATCGTTAAGTCCGTCGCGCATCTCGTCGCACAGGGGCGCGAGGCGTTGTTTGACGCAGAGCACTTCTTTGACGGCTATAAGGCGAACCCGGACTACGCGCTTGAGGCGATCCGCTCGGCCTATGACGCAGGTGCGCGCTGGATCGTTCTCTGCGACACCAATGGCGGCACGCTGCCCGCTGAGATCGGCGAAATCACAAAGGCCGTGATCGCCGCGGGCATCCCGGGCGACCGGCTGGGCATCCACACCCATGACGACACTGAAAACGCCGTGGCCTGCACGCTGGCAGCCGTCGGCGCGGGCGCGCGGCAGATCCAAGGCACGCTTAACGGGTTGGGGGAGCGTTGCGGCAATGCCAACCTGACCACGCTGATCCCCATCTTACTGCTGAAAGAACCATACGCCAGCCAGTTCGAGATTGGCGTCACCCGCGCCGCGCTAAAAGGGTTGACGCGGATCAGTCGAATGCTCGACGAGATCCTCAACCGGGTGCCGATGAAACAGGCGGGCTTCGTGGGGTCATCGGCTTTCGCGCATAAGGCCGGGCTCCATGCCAGCGCCATTGCCAAAGACCCCAGCACCTATGAGCATATCGACCCCGCCTTGGTCGGCAATACCCGCATCATCCCGATGTCGAACCAAGCCGGACAGTCCAACCTGCGCAAACGGCTGAGTGATGCTGGTCTGGCCGTGGCCAAGGGCGATCCGGCGCTTGGACAGATCCTAGAGGAAGTGAAGGACCGTGAGGCGCAGGGCTATGCCTATGACACAGCGCAGGCGAGTTTCGAGCTGCTCGCGCGGGAGGTAATGGGCCAATTGCCGCATCTTTTCGAAGTCGAACGCTACCGCGTCACCGTCGAACGCCGCCGGAACACCAAAGGTCGCATGGTCAGCCTGTCGGAGGCGGTCGTGGTGGTCGAAGTCGATGGCGAAAAGCGTTTGTCGGTTTCGGAATCGCTCGACGCGGATGGCTCGGATCGTGGCCCGGTCAACGCGCTGTCCAAGGCGCTGGCCAAGGACTTGGGCAAATACAGCAGCCTTCTGGACGACATGCGATTGGTTGACTTCAAAGTGCGCATCACCCAAGGCGGCACCGAAGCCACCACCCGCGTCATCATCGACAGCGAAGACGGGCAGGGGCGGCGCTGGTCCACGGTGGGCGTCAGCGCCAACATACTCGACGCCTCCTTCGAGGCCCTGCTAGATGCGATACGTTGGAAATTGATCCGGGACCGCGCCCAATGA
- the cysS gene encoding cysteine--tRNA ligase — protein sequence MTRDLTIKLHNTATRKKEDFTPIDAQNVRMYVCGPTVYDRAHLGNARPVIVFDVLYRLLRHVYGPRHVTYVRNFTDVDDKINARAAASGRSIGEITAETTQWYLDDMAAVGALEPDHMPRATQYIPQMVAMIRGLIDESYAYEAEGHVLFRVRKYTEYGALSGRSVDDMIAGARVEVAPYKEDPMDFVLWKPSDAGTSGWESPWGQGRPGWHIECSAMAHDLLGARFDIHGGGIDLQFPHHENEIAQSKCAGHGFANYWLHNEMLQVEGKKMSKSLGNFFTVRDLLDQGVQGEVIRFVMLSTHYRKPMDWTVKKREEAEKTLRKWYLQAAEVEAATPSPELLALLADDLNTHGALTECHRLSNANDTAGLRGALMLLGLMGDLIPEWAAVQALDLSDIEAFLSDARATAMETKNFAEVDRIKSALTSAGIEVQMSKDGVKLTPPPGFDRSQLEGML from the coding sequence ATGACCCGTGACCTGACGATCAAGCTGCACAACACCGCCACTCGCAAGAAAGAGGATTTCACGCCGATTGATGCGCAGAATGTGCGGATGTATGTCTGCGGCCCCACTGTCTATGACCGGGCGCATCTGGGCAACGCGCGGCCCGTGATCGTATTCGATGTGCTCTACCGGTTGCTGCGCCACGTTTATGGGCCGCGGCATGTCACTTACGTGCGCAATTTCACCGACGTAGATGACAAGATTAACGCTCGCGCCGCTGCAAGCGGGCGCAGCATTGGTGAGATCACCGCCGAGACGACGCAGTGGTATCTCGACGATATGGCCGCCGTCGGTGCGCTGGAGCCTGATCACATGCCCCGCGCCACGCAATACATCCCGCAAATGGTCGCGATGATCCGCGGGCTGATCGACGAAAGTTATGCCTATGAGGCCGAGGGCCATGTGTTGTTTCGGGTACGCAAATACACCGAATACGGCGCGCTTTCGGGTCGGTCTGTCGATGATATGATCGCCGGTGCGCGGGTCGAGGTGGCGCCCTACAAAGAAGACCCGATGGATTTCGTGCTCTGGAAACCTTCGGACGCAGGCACATCGGGGTGGGAGTCTCCTTGGGGGCAAGGCCGTCCGGGATGGCATATTGAATGCTCGGCCATGGCCCATGATCTGTTGGGCGCGCGGTTCGACATTCACGGAGGCGGGATCGACCTGCAATTCCCGCATCATGAGAATGAGATCGCTCAGTCAAAATGCGCAGGCCACGGTTTTGCCAACTACTGGCTGCACAATGAGATGTTGCAGGTTGAGGGCAAAAAGATGTCCAAATCCTTAGGCAATTTCTTTACCGTACGCGATCTGCTGGACCAAGGTGTGCAGGGCGAGGTGATCCGTTTCGTGATGCTTTCGACCCATTACCGCAAGCCGATGGACTGGACCGTGAAGAAGCGCGAGGAGGCCGAAAAGACCCTGCGCAAATGGTATCTTCAGGCGGCGGAGGTGGAGGCTGCGACACCTAGTCCGGAACTGCTGGCGCTCTTGGCAGATGACCTCAACACCCATGGGGCGCTCACCGAATGCCACCGTCTGTCAAACGCGAACGATACGGCGGGCCTGCGCGGGGCGTTGATGCTTCTGGGATTGATGGGCGACCTGATCCCAGAATGGGCTGCGGTGCAGGCGCTGGACCTCAGCGACATCGAGGCCTTCCTCAGCGACGCGCGTGCCACGGCGATGGAGACGAAGAACTTTGCCGAGGTGGACCGGATCAAATCGGCGCTGACCTCCGCGGGCATCGAAGTGCAGATGAGCAAAGACGGCGTGAAGCTAACCCCACCGCCGGGTTTCGACCGGAGCCAGTTGGAGGGGATGTTGTGA
- a CDS encoding outer membrane protein, producing the protein MKRTTTIASIALIASSAFAGVAAAGSLEDTTVEAPVFTPAPTPVAVDGSWTGFYTGLQVGQTDIDSDSGALDGDDTSYGFHAGYDYDFGKFVLGGELDYDKTDIDLGGGAGDVDSVARAKVKAGYDFGNTLVYATAGAARADTSVGDETGPFAGLGVTYKVTDRYTVGGEVLQHKFDDVGGTGDDLDATTISLRGSMRF; encoded by the coding sequence ATGAAACGCACGACAACAATCGCCAGCATCGCCCTGATCGCATCCAGCGCATTCGCTGGTGTAGCCGCAGCAGGCTCGCTGGAAGACACCACCGTTGAAGCACCGGTTTTCACACCAGCACCGACACCTGTGGCCGTCGATGGCAGCTGGACAGGTTTCTACACTGGTCTTCAGGTTGGCCAGACCGACATCGACAGCGACAGCGGCGCGCTTGACGGTGACGACACATCCTACGGTTTCCACGCCGGTTACGACTATGACTTCGGTAAGTTCGTATTGGGTGGTGAACTCGATTATGACAAAACCGACATCGATCTGGGCGGCGGCGCAGGCGACGTAGATTCCGTAGCCCGTGCAAAGGTCAAAGCCGGCTACGACTTCGGCAACACCTTGGTCTACGCAACAGCCGGTGCAGCGCGTGCCGACACAAGCGTTGGTGACGAAACTGGTCCCTTCGCCGGTCTGGGTGTCACATATAAAGTGACTGACCGTTACACAGTCGGTGGCGAAGTTCTGCAGCACAAATTTGATGACGTAGGCGGAACAGGCGACGATCTGGACGCGACTACGATCTCGCTGCGCGGCTCCATGCGCTTCTAA
- a CDS encoding RNA polymerase sigma factor — translation MTTELTDPHSALWVRLRTRARRLSNSVEEAEDLLQETAMRLMQTLRDGTVIDAPDRYAMITLHNLARQGWRQRRETEELEENMALTPPAAPARLACADLREAINRLPPDQQRLMRLVHDGESSPRALAAQTGLPLGTVMSRLARARARLREEMGLGADASVRELI, via the coding sequence ATGACGACAGAGCTAACCGACCCGCATTCCGCCCTTTGGGTTAGATTACGCACCCGCGCCCGGCGGCTTTCCAATTCAGTTGAAGAGGCAGAGGACCTTTTGCAGGAAACCGCCATGCGGCTGATGCAAACGCTGCGGGACGGCACGGTGATTGATGCGCCCGACCGCTATGCGATGATCACCTTGCACAACCTCGCCCGCCAAGGCTGGAGGCAAAGGCGCGAGACCGAGGAATTGGAAGAGAACATGGCCCTCACGCCACCCGCCGCCCCTGCCCGGCTGGCCTGTGCCGATCTGCGTGAGGCCATCAACCGGCTTCCGCCCGACCAGCAGCGTCTGATGCGATTGGTCCATGACGGAGAGAGCAGCCCGCGTGCTTTGGCAGCACAAACCGGCCTGCCGCTTGGCACCGTTATGTCGCGGCTTGCCCGTGCCCGCGCGCGGTTGCGAGAGGAGATGGGCTTGGGTGCAGATGCTTCCGTCAGAGAGCTGATTTAG
- a CDS encoding phosphatidylserine/phosphatidylglycerophosphate/cardiolipin synthase family protein, producing MSWITTHLEIVIIVILTLLAAIVILQQRRTPQSTAAWLLFIIVLPWVAVPLFLGLGFRKQSSRYSPVHFLKGDTGGPPPRPVHTLDATMQYFGLPAAAHGQDLRLLGDPTAAHEAVMALIQGAEKHLDVLFYIVANDETGRIFVDALTERAKAGVKVRLLMDRLGTFRGPAAALRRLRKAGGEVRFYSPLLQVPGSGHLNLRNHRKMIIADDARVFSGGMNIGAHYLGPVAREDGWTDLAYLLEGRAVQSFGDVFRSDWEVASGETLEPAPSVAADTGGTATVQLVPSGPDIAEDPLHDGLIRALHLAEARIWLVTPYFVPTEALGAALTTAARRGVDVRVLVPERSNQRLADFARGAYLRDLHEAGGHVLYYQPGMIHAKAGIIDDMGLVGTANFDVRSMLLNFEVTLFVYDAASVAKLHDWFEHLSEHCAMEKPPTGMIRKVAEGLFRLGAPVL from the coding sequence ATGTCTTGGATCACCACCCATCTGGAAATCGTCATCATCGTGATCCTGACGCTGCTTGCGGCGATCGTCATCTTGCAACAGCGCCGCACTCCGCAATCGACGGCGGCTTGGCTCTTGTTCATCATCGTTCTGCCTTGGGTCGCGGTGCCGCTGTTTTTGGGGCTCGGCTTTCGCAAGCAGTCCTCGCGCTACTCTCCGGTGCATTTTCTGAAGGGCGACACCGGCGGCCCACCGCCCCGCCCGGTGCATACGCTGGACGCGACGATGCAGTATTTCGGTCTGCCCGCGGCTGCCCATGGCCAAGACCTGCGGCTCTTGGGCGATCCGACAGCGGCGCATGAGGCGGTGATGGCCCTGATCCAAGGGGCTGAGAAGCATCTCGACGTGCTCTTTTACATCGTCGCCAATGACGAGACCGGGCGCATCTTCGTCGACGCGCTGACCGAACGGGCCAAAGCTGGTGTGAAAGTGCGCCTGTTGATGGACCGTCTTGGCACCTTTCGCGGCCCGGCTGCCGCCCTGCGCCGTCTGCGCAAAGCGGGAGGTGAGGTGCGGTTTTACTCCCCGCTGCTGCAGGTGCCCGGCTCTGGCCACCTGAACCTGCGCAACCACCGCAAGATGATTATCGCGGATGATGCCCGCGTGTTTTCGGGGGGAATGAACATCGGCGCGCATTATCTCGGCCCCGTTGCGCGGGAGGACGGATGGACCGATCTGGCCTATTTGCTTGAAGGACGCGCGGTGCAAAGCTTTGGCGATGTCTTTCGCTCGGATTGGGAAGTGGCGAGTGGTGAGACGCTGGAGCCTGCGCCTTCCGTCGCCGCCGACACGGGCGGGACGGCAACGGTGCAATTGGTCCCCTCCGGCCCAGACATTGCCGAAGATCCGCTGCACGACGGGTTGATCCGCGCGCTGCATCTGGCCGAGGCGCGCATCTGGCTGGTCACCCCCTATTTTGTGCCCACCGAAGCGCTTGGCGCGGCGCTTACCACGGCGGCCCGACGTGGCGTCGATGTACGCGTGCTGGTGCCCGAACGCTCCAACCAGCGGCTCGCGGATTTCGCCCGCGGTGCCTACCTGCGTGATTTGCATGAGGCCGGGGGCCACGTGCTTTACTATCAACCGGGCATGATCCACGCCAAAGCCGGGATCATCGACGACATGGGCCTGGTCGGCACCGCTAATTTCGACGTGCGCAGCATGCTGTTGAACTTCGAAGTGACGCTCTTTGTCTATGACGCCGCCTCGGTCGCCAAATTGCATGACTGGTTCGAGCATCTGTCAGAGCATTGCGCCATGGAAAAGCCGCCCACCGGGATGATCCGCAAGGTGGCCGAGGGGCTGTTCCGTTTGGGAGCACCTGTCCTATGA
- a CDS encoding endonuclease/exonuclease/phosphatase family protein — protein sequence MIPAVAPQSLRIVSYNIRKAMGTDRRRDPERIMRIIRSLHADVVVLQEADRRRAPRPSALPLDRVEEVTGMRPVPTPSNVSIGWHGNAVLVRPSAKIDRVAHLTLPGVEPRGAMVADLHLGARQLRVIASHLGLLRPSRKEQLSAMIAHLDACAACPTLIAGDLNEWSQKVGLGRLAKRFTIHAPGKSYHARIPVAFLDRIALDQHLTVRQGGVVETSQTRRASDHLPIWLDVAHR from the coding sequence ATGATCCCCGCCGTTGCCCCGCAATCGCTGCGCATTGTCAGCTATAACATCCGCAAGGCCATGGGCACCGACCGCCGCCGCGACCCTGAGCGGATCATGCGCATCATCCGCAGCCTGCATGCGGATGTGGTGGTGCTACAAGAGGCCGACCGCCGCCGCGCCCCGCGTCCCTCGGCCCTGCCCTTAGATCGGGTAGAGGAGGTCACGGGTATGCGGCCCGTGCCCACGCCGAGCAATGTCAGCATTGGCTGGCACGGCAACGCCGTTCTAGTGCGTCCCTCTGCCAAGATTGACCGGGTGGCGCATCTGACCCTGCCGGGGGTGGAGCCGCGCGGCGCGATGGTGGCCGATCTTCATTTGGGGGCGCGGCAATTGCGGGTGATCGCCTCGCATCTCGGCCTGCTGCGCCCGTCGCGCAAAGAGCAGCTCAGCGCGATGATCGCCCATCTTGACGCCTGCGCCGCCTGCCCGACCCTGATCGCCGGTGACCTCAACGAATGGTCGCAAAAGGTCGGGCTTGGCCGCTTGGCAAAACGTTTTACCATCCACGCGCCGGGCAAAAGCTATCACGCGCGCATACCCGTTGCGTTTCTTGACCGCATTGCGCTGGACCAGCATCTCACCGTGCGGCAGGGCGGCGTGGTAGAGACGTCGCAGACCCGTCGTGCGTCAGATCATCTGCCGATCTGGCTTGATGTGGCGCATCGCTAA